In a genomic window of Curtobacterium flaccumfaciens pv. betae:
- a CDS encoding beta-lactamase family protein — protein MTDTLSAYRKTLPYIREWVSYKVWQLRVPGVQVAVGYGGEVLFDEAWGYADVEAGRRLTTTDLFRIASHSKTFTATALLQLAERGSLRLDDTVGTYVPALVDGGSPLADATLRELMEMGAGVIRDGHDGDYWSLLRPFPDEQELLALVLDRGQKVPTGSSFNYSNLGYSLLGLVIAAVSGQSYNDFVRESITGPLGLRNTGPDWDPARADDFVVGYTGFHTARHRQRIDHVDTRAMAAATGFHGTASDLVRYFSQHVIGQGTLLDDHSKRLAQRKAWSATDDPAARGYGAGFIVDRIGGREIRGHSGGFPGHITQSMFDPASGLVVSVLTSAAAGPATLIATAVIAMLDAAADADAPGTPVPDNVDTATFTGRFANPWGVTDVARIGDRLVEVDPSGPEPMDTPTRLEVVDAHTLRMTHGNRFGSVDEDITYMRDEDGTARAIRGGGGMSQEPWSIPDERPEVAAGLAS, from the coding sequence GTGACCGACACCCTCTCCGCGTACCGGAAGACCCTGCCCTACATCCGTGAGTGGGTGTCGTACAAGGTGTGGCAGCTGCGGGTGCCCGGCGTACAGGTCGCCGTCGGGTACGGCGGCGAGGTCCTGTTCGACGAGGCCTGGGGCTACGCCGACGTCGAGGCCGGGCGCCGCCTGACCACCACCGACCTGTTCCGCATCGCCTCGCACTCGAAGACCTTCACCGCGACGGCCCTGCTGCAGCTCGCCGAGCGCGGGTCGCTCCGGCTCGACGACACCGTCGGCACGTACGTCCCGGCACTGGTCGACGGCGGCTCCCCACTCGCCGACGCCACCCTGCGCGAGCTCATGGAGATGGGTGCCGGCGTCATCCGCGACGGGCACGACGGCGACTACTGGTCCCTGCTCCGCCCGTTCCCCGACGAGCAGGAACTCCTGGCGCTCGTGCTCGACCGGGGCCAGAAGGTGCCGACCGGCTCGTCGTTCAACTACTCGAACCTCGGCTACTCCCTGCTCGGCCTGGTCATCGCCGCGGTGTCCGGGCAGTCGTACAACGACTTCGTGCGGGAGTCGATCACCGGACCCCTGGGCTTGCGGAACACCGGCCCCGACTGGGACCCCGCACGCGCCGACGACTTCGTGGTCGGGTACACCGGCTTCCACACCGCCAGGCACCGGCAGCGCATCGACCACGTCGACACCCGCGCGATGGCCGCCGCCACCGGGTTCCACGGCACCGCGTCCGACCTGGTCCGCTACTTCTCGCAGCACGTGATCGGGCAGGGCACCCTGCTCGACGACCACTCCAAGCGCCTCGCGCAGCGGAAGGCCTGGAGCGCCACCGACGACCCCGCCGCCCGCGGCTACGGCGCCGGGTTCATCGTCGACCGGATCGGCGGACGGGAGATCCGCGGCCACTCGGGCGGGTTCCCCGGCCACATCACCCAGTCGATGTTCGACCCGGCGTCCGGGCTCGTCGTGTCCGTGCTCACGAGTGCCGCCGCCGGACCCGCCACGCTCATCGCCACCGCGGTCATCGCCATGCTCGACGCAGCGGCCGACGCCGACGCCCCGGGGACCCCGGTGCCCGACAACGTCGACACCGCCACGTTCACCGGCCGCTTCGCCAACCCGTGGGGCGTCACCGACGTCGCCCGGATCGGTGACCGGCTCGTCGAGGTCGACCCGTCCGGCCCCGAACCGATGGACACCCCCACGCGGCTCGAGGTCGTCGACGCCCACACCCTGCGGATGACCCACGGCAACCGCTTCGGCTCGGTCGACGAGGACATCACCTACATGCGCGACGAGGACGGCACCGCGCGAGCGATCCGCGGCGGTGGCGGCATGTCGCAGGAGCCGTGGTCGATCCCGGACGAGCGACCCGAGGTGGCCGCCGGGCTGGCCTCGTGA
- a CDS encoding GbsR/MarR family transcriptional regulator yields MTDDRLLGPERQAFVEEFALMLNDGAGMPLTDARVLGYLMMTRAPHSSSSDLQAALGASSGSVSMATRRLVDSGFVKRHIVPGERSHYFRAEADVWGSWLASERKYLDRQRDIIGRGLAVVEGAGRTGTGDVDAEVRERLLNGRDYMQWLQGYHRKMLEEWEAFKAARDDTDPPETP; encoded by the coding sequence GTGACCGACGACCGGCTGCTCGGACCGGAGCGCCAGGCGTTCGTCGAGGAGTTCGCCCTGATGCTCAACGACGGCGCGGGCATGCCCCTCACCGACGCCCGGGTGCTCGGCTACCTGATGATGACCCGCGCACCACACTCGTCGTCGTCCGACCTGCAGGCAGCGCTCGGTGCCAGCTCGGGGTCGGTGTCGATGGCCACCCGGCGGCTCGTCGACTCCGGGTTCGTGAAGCGCCACATCGTCCCCGGCGAGCGCAGTCACTACTTCCGTGCCGAGGCCGACGTCTGGGGCTCCTGGCTCGCCAGTGAACGGAAGTACCTCGACCGGCAGCGCGACATCATCGGCCGCGGGCTCGCCGTCGTCGAGGGTGCCGGCCGCACCGGCACGGGCGACGTGGACGCCGAGGTCCGCGAGCGCCTGCTCAACGGCCGCGACTACATGCAGTGGCTGCAGGGCTACCACCGCAAGATGCTCGAGGAGTGGGAAGCCTTCAAGGCCGCCCGCGACGACACCGACCCCCCGGAGACCCCATGA